The DNA segment ACAGTCCAACCACAAGGAGATGGGTTAGACAGGTGCTGAAGACTTTCTTCTTTCCCTCAGCTGATGATATCATTATTGCTGCCAGCACCACTCGGCTGTAAGTAAATAGAAGTAGTCCTAATGGGACGACACCGGTTGTAAAAACTGCAGCAGACAGAAAAGATAAATACTTGGGGTTTTGGTTGCAAGCAATATGAACCATTGTAGAATAATCACAGAAGCAATACGGAAGGATATTGGTTTGACAGAAAGAAAGTTCTCCAACAAAAAACAGGAAAGGGGATTTGAAAATAAgtccaaaaatattcataattaaaACACTGTAACCAACAGTTTTATTAGTAATGAGTGAGGGATATCTCAAGGGATACAGAACAGCTACATAGCGATCAATtgccataaatgccaaaagtaaGGCCTCCATCTCATCTATATGGAAAACAATAAACATCTGCAACACACAGGCTGCATATGGCACTGAGGAGTCAAAGAGAAGGatggaaaacatttttggaatgagGACAATAGTGTTGGTCAAGTCTATTGTAGCTAAAGTAACAATATAAAGATACATGGGTGCATGGAGATGACGGTTTGCTATTATCACCGTAATTACAAGTAGATTTCCAAACATGGATGTGAAGAATATTAATGTAAGTGCAGAAATAATACCACTTCTCTGGTCAGATCGAATCTCACAGTGCAGAATAAATTCTGATACACTGATGGATGTGTTGCTCATCTTTGTACttcctgtaataaataaaaaattgttaaatatttggtcacaaatatattaacaaaaatacatttatatcatTAAATTTGTATTATGATGGGAAAGTGGCTTTTAAACACGACAAGAAAGTGGAAATTTGACTATGAGTCCACCTTAGCCATAACAATTCAGACAGGAGAACAAAAAAGAACCAATTATGAGAATCATTTTCTTTATTCTGGCTTCATTCTTACACAAGTGGCAATGACTGGGAACATAAAGTGTTCAATTTCAAATATAGTCAataaagtagagtccataaaaagGTTAGACATGAACTTTTTCCAACATCTGACACCAACAATGAGAAACATGCTGAGCCTAAGCAGAcattaaatcaaaacaaacaaaaataaatctccGCACTACATATAGTATGACCTCCAATATCTAATTAGTCCAGGATGACTGAAACACCCCATGTCAACTCTCTTGTTAAAACATTTCTGGTATTGAAGTTTAcgtcatgttttttttaattctttaacacATCTTGTGGTGTATGTATACGCCTCAGCACAAGATCACTCAAGAAGTCAGGATATCAGTtgtcaaagccaaaacaaaatcaaaaatcaaaatcaaaacaagagTTTTAAAATGAGGGGTTTTTCTTTTAGAGTTACCAGTGATATCAGATAGAGATGACACATTAACCTTTAATGGCAtcataatatttttacttcattaacccttaactacttatgctggtgtattttgtacaccaatctcagttatGTTTGTCCCACGACCTTTCACTTGAACCTACTGGCAGCATCCACCATCTCTCTGCTTGATTCACTATAAGCACAGTGTCACAATGGTTTTCCTCCAGTGTGCCCCCAGAcagttttatgagtggatgcacagtcgcaagttccatatggtgcatttaGTAAACCCTGCAGGTACTTATGTATgtatgacaacgatgagacgttctttgcagacaaagtcattcCAAGAAGAACATTCaagaactgaagtgaaatgtgatacatgtgcaaatcctgcaATGGATGAAAGTGTGACGGGTGACAAATGAGCAATGGAGAAGCggatcaagtttattttcagatagtcctagactgtgtcatactattcagtaatatggtattaaattacattacatgtacaatttaaaattatttcaatattttatattacagcatgcctataaatagccattttaacaatGGTGCATAAAATACAGCGCACGAgtatgagatgagaaatggtgcaagtagttaagggttaaataCATTACAAagggaaaacactttacacaaaTTGAATTCTCCAAGATGCAAAACTCAAATGAGTTGAGGTAATATTAAGAAAAACATTATGGGAagctcagaaaaaataaataacgtataagttgggtcttgaaacccgaaaaatcgatcataaaatcagaccccgacttatacgcccattcaaaaatgcttcactttattttatttttttttacatcttcttgcctccgccaatcttgcatcagtttctcagatgcatcgaattttgttgcagcagcacacttaccaatttctttcgctacttcaacaacgtttaatttaaaatcagcttcatattttcttctgatcgaacgatcCATCTcaaataagggatgctcttacgataaaggtgtacaagggtgtgagatacaaaaaacacaaatcagttcaaatgtcgcttcggaatatttctggtattactgtgtggtcacgtaggcactatagagagagagtttaggagcacacgctgatacagcgcattgccgcacccacatagaataaaaaggccatgtgctccgtggttactctctcaggtgggtgttagcatatcgtaatccctTGTACCGataacgtgagttttccgcattcgatttatatgaccgacattataaaataccacaaattatactgtaaaatcaagtcccgacttatctgtgggagaacttatccgcaagtatatacgatATAAAATGACCTCCTAACAGcaccaaaaaaatatttataaccctaattattttatttttttaaaagataagtttggtatttttcaggcTGAAGTTATTTGTTCACAAATGTGGTATATATGCATTCGCCACATGAAATTGGGCTCCAAAGTagatttctataaatttaaaaaaatatcgtGCTGCCCTGGGGCTTCACATTGGAGGCAAAGGGGCATAAAACAcctaaaacttactgaatacgtCCTCTTagggttttaataaaaaaataataccatgTTTTTGATGCatatttgtgacaacaaaaggaatctggaaataatcatttaattGCAGTTTCTTGGCACTATTATTCTTGAGGTatggatacattttctattcacttgtgtgagTTCATACATAAATATGGAAGTTAAGTCAAAGCAAAACCAACCACATGGCACAAagagtttactgtgatttggtctgatTTGGAAGAAACCATGAGCCGGTGGGTGAAAGGAAGATTACCAGTGCTGAGGTAGTGCACAcagctggttttcttttaaaatggctgagtcTAATAacactggtgtttttttttgttaaaaaataacatgtAAACGCTATTTTACAAGTTATATCAAgtaaagttggggagcatgcactggtacagtgatttgccgcacccaccacacaatgaaacagctccggatcccggttggcaaccccccaggcagacatgctatccagtcccaccctacggaaatgaccctctctctctcgcaaccaggtgttacatgggcgaccccttggactggtccagccactcgggtccccaaaaatgaggatcctatgagccggatcaccctcggggaaatgcgccacacaATGGGTGTGTAATCACAAGATCAAGATCAATGATTGACAACTGTTTTGGCTTAAAAACTGGACGTATTCAGTAtgttttaaggtttttgtttttaggTAATATCTGTGCCTCCAATGTAAAACACCAGGGCAGACAAGGTATTTTTTAAAGTGCATAGAAATCGCTGGACTTTGGAACaaaattttgcatggcaaatgcttATAAACCAAGTTTCCGAAGAACAaacattgacttgaaaaataccagacttattgtttaaaaagaaaaagtgttattTCCTTCTTAATTTACTGTGCataaacagtgtcacacatgaCCCTTGTGGCACTGTGTTGTCCCAAGAAtgtgttttactttgttattaaCTTGCAGTTATTGTTacgatacattatttattttcatttcatcaccactttgtgtgttacttttcatgtacGCCACCATTTTATGATTTTGGATTTCATGTGCACCATCATTTTGATCGTGTATGACTACTGTGATGCTGTATCATTGCTAGGTATGTGACACACATGTCCAATAACTCATTTCTTCATGGTGACCACCTTGGATATGATAGCCATGAGTTCAAGTTTACTACAATGTAGTATTGGGAAATACCTCACTTTTTTAAACTTCTAGGTGAAGTACTCTGCTCATACAAGAGACATTCACTGTGTCTTACATATTACTTACCTgggtctttttcctttttttgttattttttgtattgatctattgaactgtttctttttttaaaacaatttgtttcaCAAGTTTTGtaatatctctttattttttcttttctttttatgttaaaataacagGCTTTGAtatatgacaccttttattttgctttaattcaggcacttccaggcaggtggcacaagtgacTACATTGAGACATAACaccatcagttttgttaaggttcattccattttctgataaatcccattttataaccTTAGCTTGATTCCccctgattatatatatataaatgaaatgcatgACAAAAGGTcaataagcaataaataaaagttgcaattgtattaattataataataataataatggagaatccactgcatccactaaacagtatcatttccagacagaggagcagcttcagcgacagactgctgtcaccgtcctgcttcactgacagacagaagatcgttcctcccccaaactatgtgactcttcaataccaccggggggtaaacgttaacattatacaaagttactgtctgtctgtatacctgcattgttatcactctttaatttaatattgttctttatcagtatgctgctgctggagtatgtgaatttccccttgggattaataaagtatctatctatctatctatctatctattctatctatctatctatctatactatctatctatctatctatctatctatctatctatctatctacattaagATACAAAAATATGAATGTCCAACAAAGGATACTTTTttccagaagtttttttttttaaaatggccaCAACTTTTGTAATGCATTAAGAAACAAAGAATATGATTATTAAATCCATCCTGCCCTACACAGCTCTCTCTTGTATGGCACCTATACTTAAAACAGTtccagaaacattctgtgcaacttcaattaTAGATTAGTTTGTTGTTTTACATTTCGCTTCAAAGAGGTCACTAAAacttgtatatctatctatctatctatctatctatctatctatctatctatctatctatctatctatctatctatctatctatctatctatctattttatatacatGAGATTCTTccctgtacatccatccatccattatccaacccgctatatcctaacacagggtcacggggttctgccggagccagtcccagccaacacagggcgcaaggcaggaaacaaaccctgggcagggcgccagcccaccgcagtccctGTACATGTTAGTAGTCAGTCAAAGCAGTAGAAATGGCTGCAGAATTGCGTGCATAAGTCTGTGTGCCTGCAATTTATGATGCATGTGCTGCCTTTACAAAGAGCAATGCAGCAGTCTGAGCAAACCTCAATTACACGTCACACACACCACCATGACAAAATattcaataaagaaaaatgtctctttgatgaagtacatgaaaaattaaaaaaggtccACCTATCAAACTCAGTTTCAGAATGCTCATGAATGTTGCACcatgcacacatttattattctgtttaaaaaaataagaaagtttttatttagatacaataacaataaacacacaaagaaacaaaagaatatatacatgttttctgtcatttaaatattgcaAACAGTACTTGTGtatgttttcataattttaaagttttaactGTGTTACCGTGTTAATTTATGTGAGATTTAGTTTATATTGgaactttattttacaaacaactTAAGATATTTGACCTGAGATATGACATAGCAGTATGGCTGTGACTCTAAAAAAAGCACTACAACCGAAATACTCAAATTGTGCCCACGattatttaatactttttatatactttataaaagtatataatactttttatatcttttttatatattttgagatcacttattgtattgtatagttaaAACTGCTCCTTGTCAGTGTTAATTATGCCAGTGGCATAAGGATGCAGAAAAAGAAATCTATTTAGAAGGTATTTCACTGCAGACTTCGATTAACAATAATTAGACATTACGACAGAATTTCTACAGAGTTAAACAAATTTGCGTAACAAATGTTGGAATTTTGTAACCGTAAAACCAAACTTTATAACAGAACAGTACAAGATGTGCTAACGCATAAATGGTCGTGCAGCATTTGTCAGCTCATAAGCTTTTGAAAGTAATAAACTAGGAAccaaaatgcattttgaaacttATTTCTTACATCAGCtattttatgcaatttttaaaaGCTCTTTAAAGAATGACATGTCACAAAGACtctataaaacagtaaaaaattacTACACTATTTAGCATTCTTTAAATgctatattttaacatttattagcATATTATACCTGTCATACACTATCAGTACATTAGGAAATAAATGTGAAGAGAAACTGGTAATTACCTTTAACACGTGCCCATGAGAACGGGTTACTTCTTCAAGTTGCTTTTACTtgaagttctttctttttttaatatgaagtCCCTGCAGTAGAGGATGATGTGTAGTATCTACCATCTGCTAACTGCCTTTAACTAATCAATTTATATTAATTTCACttaatgtaaaaattattaaacataaaaaaacttttcatttttctcttattttcttcttttagtcAACTAAAACACATCATATAAAACACgtgaaagaaaatgaataatctgTCTTGAGCAGGGAAAAGTAAAACTTCAGCTTTTCTATCACGTCAGCTGCATTTAAAAGGTTTCCCTCAAGATTTTCCAAAAGTGATTCCCAGAGATTTGAGACACAGGAGATCCATTATTTTAGTTACCTGAATATTTATATCATTAGCAAACAATGAAATGGAAGATTTTCATTCCAGCTCTTCCAAACATTTGCATGTAGCTgaccttttatttatataatttcattAAGCTGGTATTTTTATTGAAAGCATCTTACAGATGACCAGAATACAGTgccactctttttattttttttcctgtttctttgaGTATTGGGGTACATTTGCATGTTGACATTAcccttttaattttctgtaacaaaGCAGTCATTCATTTCAGCCACAGGTCTGAAAATATGAAGGCTGGCATTTTACACTGTATATCTTCACTGACAATGGCCATGTGAAAAACAAATCAAGAAGGTGGGATGTTTTCATCAAAAAATGCACCTGAAAAGAACACTGTTAGTCAAAAGGAGCTGACTTCATTTTAGCTTCACACTGATACTACAGTAAAGTAAGGCCACCCACCAAGAGGGTAAGCCAAATTATATGTAATGCAATGCTATCCTGGTACTGCAACTACTGACAAGCATGTCTCTCTCAGGTCTGGAACAAGTGGTCTCTACAATCTAATAGAAGCCAATGGTGTCCAATGCTGTACTAattcttttaaattgaagatctgcctctacCCTTcgttcactggtcaagagtcctttCATCAAATCAGAAGTGCAGTATTATGGAAATGTGTTTAATGTTTATAAtgtgatttagatagatagatagatagatagatagatagatagatagatagatagatagatagatagatagatagatagatagatagatagatagatagatactttattaatcccagggggaaattcacatattccagcagcaaaaaatattaaattaaagagtaataaaaaatgcaggtaaaaaaacagacaataacttgaataatgttcaacatttaccccctctggtggaattgaagagtcgcatagtttgggggaggaatgatcttctcagtctgtcagtggagcaggacagtgacagcagtctgtcgctgaaactgctcctctgtctggagatgacactgtttaatggatgtagtggattctccataattgataggagcctgttgagtgcccgttgctctgctacggatgtcaaaccgtccagctctatgccaacaatagagcctgccttcctcaccagtttgtccaggcgtgaggcatccttcttctttatcccAATAgcatctatttaacaatatttaagcaaataatgcatgtgttttgcacattttgaggatacgactgggATAACTGAAATATGGAATGTGCAACAGGAGGAATGTGAGAGTTTTTTTCCCATGTCCCACACACATTtttacagcattggtcaccattggcttctATTATACAATACACTTTTCCCTCTCTTTTCTGCATGAAAAAATGAGGTTCAAATTTGTCCAATGCCATCACTAAAAATTAAGACAACTCTACTGCCTGTGGTCAACCAGCTATGACTTGCTAATCCATGTTTGGATaacttgttacattttttgttaataattggattggaaaaattattttgtagtaAATTATTCAATGGTCAAGATTTGTAGGTAGTACTTTAGATAACTAGATTGATAGCACTCAGTTCTGTCTTCCTTCTGTcttccactactacctccagtgggGCCAGAAAGCATCCCATAATTGAGCCTTCCTTCTTAATCactttgttgattcggtgggcttctcctgaagtgatgttaccggcccAGAAAATCACAGTGACCCTCTCAGAGTTACAGAACATGTCAAGGATATCACTACCCACATTCAACCAAATAAATATGtttcttgtactgtatatctttattttcaaaaaaggtaGATAAATCAATCGTGATTTACAGATGCCTGATTTCTTTTCCCAGTAAACAGTCTGTGGATGCAAACCTTTATTTCCTTGTTACGGAAACTGTAGATGATGGGATTCAGCATGGGTGGTAGTACATTTCCAACAATGACCATTGCATTATAGGCTTCTGTTGATAGTTTTACTCCGGCTCCTGGCAATAAATATGATAGTAACAATGGAATATAAAACAGTCCAACCACAAGGAGATGGGTTAGACAGGTGCTGAAGACTTTCTTCTTTCCCTCAGCTGATGATATCATTATTGCTGCCAGCACCACTCGGCTGTAAGTAAATAGAATTAGTCCTAATGGGACGACACCGGTTGTAAAAACTGCAGCAGACAGAAAAGATAAATACTTGGGGTTTTGGTTGCAAGCAATATGAACCATTGTAGAATAATCACAGAAGCAATACGGAAGGATATTGGTTTGACAGAAAGAAAGTTCTCCAACAAAAAACAGGAAAGGGGATTTGAAAATAAgtccaaaaatattcataattaaaACACTGTAACCAACAGTTTTATTAGTAATGAGTGAGGGATATCTCAAGGGATACAGAACAGCTACATAGCGATCAATtgccataaatgccaaaagtaaGGCCTCCATCTCATCTATATGGAAAACAATAAACATCTGCAAAACACAGGCTGCGTATGGCACTGAGGAGTCAAAGAGAAGGATGGAAAGCATTTTTGGAATGAGGACACTACTGTTGGTCAAGTCTATCGTAGctaaagtaacaataaaaagatACATGGGTGCATGGAGATGACGGTTTGCTATTATCACCGTAATTACAAGTAGATTTCCAAACATGGATGTGAAGAATATTAATGTAAGTGCAGAAATAATACCACTTCTCTGGTCAGATCGAATCTCACAGTGCAGAATAAATTCTGATACACTGATGGATGTGTTGCTCATCTTTGTACttcctgtaataaataaaaaattgttaaatatttggtcacaaatatattaacaaaaatacatttatatcatTAAATTTGTATTATGATGGGAAAGTGGCTTTTAAACACGACAAGAAAATGGAAATTTGACTATGAGTCCACCTTAGCCATAACAATTCAGACAGGAGAACAAAAAAGAACCAATTATGAGAATCATTTTCTTTATTCTGGCTTCATTCTTACACAAGTGGCAATGACTGGGAACATAAAGTGTTCAATCACTCAAGAAGTCAGAATATCAGTtgtcaaagtcaaaacaaaatcaaaaatcagagtcaaaacAAGAGTTTTAAAATGAAGGGTTTTTCTTTTAGAGTTATCAGTGATATCAGATAGAGATGACACATTAACCTTTAATGGCTTCACaatatttttacttcattaacccttaactactcatgctggtgtattttgtacaccaatctcagttatttttgtcccaCGACCTTTGACTTGAACTTACTGGCAGCATCCACCATCTCTCATCAGTTTGATTCACTATAAGCACAGTGTCGCAATG comes from the Erpetoichthys calabaricus chromosome 4, fErpCal1.3, whole genome shotgun sequence genome and includes:
- the LOC114641219 gene encoding olfactory receptor 1E5-like, whose product is MSNTSISVSEFILHCEIRSDQRSGIISALTLIFFTSMFGNLLVITVIIANRHLHAPMYLYIVTLATIDLTNTIVLIPKMFSILLFDSSVPYAACVLQMFIVFHIDEMEALLLAFMAIDRYVAVLYPLRYPSLITNKTVGYSVLIMNIFGLIFKSPFLFFVGELSFCQTNILPYCFCDYSTMVHIACNQNPKYLSFLSAAVFTTGVVPLGLLLFTYSRVVLAAIMISSAEGKKKVFSTCLTHLLVVGLFYIPLLLSYLLPGAGVKLSTEAYNAMVIVGNVLPPMLNPIIYSFRNKEIKVCIHRLFTGKRNQASVNHH
- the LOC127527589 gene encoding olfactory receptor 1E5-like — translated: MGKKSGKKKVHTDWMKTATDAELTWAYLTGCEVDREPIKAEQARRAQQQERCQQSAAPKALIGLGDTADKSGGSTKMSNTSISVSEFILHCEIRSDQRSGIISALTLIFFTSMFGNLLVITVIIANRHLHAPMYLFIVTLATIDLTNSSVLIPKMLSILLFDSSVPYAACVLQMFIVFHIDEMEALLLAFMAIDRYVAVLYPLRYPSLITNKTVGYSVLIMNIFGLIFKSPFLFFVGELSFCQTNILPYCFCDYSTMVHIACNQNPKYLSFLSAAVFTTGVVPLGLILFTYSRVVLAAIMISSAEGKKKVFSTCLTHLLVVGLFYIPLLLSYLLPGAGVKLSTEAYNAMVIVGNVLPPMLNPIIYSFRNKEIKVCIHRLFTGKRNQASVNHD